In Saccharomyces kudriavzevii IFO 1802 strain IFO1802 genome assembly, chromosome: 9, the following proteins share a genomic window:
- the BMT5 gene encoding 25S rRNA (uracil2634-N3)-methyltransferase (similar to Saccharomyces cerevisiae YIL096C; ancestral locus Anc_2.280) has protein sequence MARKLKGKIGNKGLKGALLRHQAKVKLVKNIESKQNHELRKKNSNSNSKKVKRNQELQKVSKEIFIPFEKDETLMLCGEGDFSFAKSIVEQRYIRVENLIITSYDNSVNELKLKYPHTFEENYQFLKDLGIPIFFQIDVTKLVKSFKMSKNNTWFKIVNRLGDHKWGNKPLQNVLFNFPHNGKGVKDQDRNIREHQELVFAFFQNTLQFFNLINTKVQNDALRYTQGYDINENNPQTKNLTSEGYGNIILSVFDGEPYDSWQIKLLARKNGLTLSRSNKFQWENFPEYSHRRTNSEQDTTKPAKERGARFYIFSKYVSSSSKRNRKNTNGSDSDSE, from the coding sequence ATGGCCAGGAAACTCAAAGGAAAGATTGGTAATAAGGGCCTGAAAGGTGCTTTATTAAGACATCAAGCTAAGGTGAAACTGGTGAAGAACATAGAAAGTAAGCAAAATCACGAACTGCGGAAAAAGAACTCGAACAGTAATAGCAAAAaggtgaaaagaaatcaagaattGCAAAAAGTCAGTAAAGAAATATTCATACCTTTTGAGAAAGATGAAACTTTAATGTTATGTGGTGAAGGAGATTTCTCATTTGCTAAATCTATCGTGGAACAACGCTATATCagagttgaaaatttaaTTATAACAAGTTATGACAATTCCGTGAATGAGTTAAAACTGAAATACCCGCATACGTTCGAGGAAAATTATcaattcttgaaagatttgGGTATCcccatcttttttcaaattgatgTTACCAAACTGGTTAAAAGCTTTAAAATGTCCAAAAACAACACTTGGTTTAAGATAGTCAACAGACTTGGTGATCATAAATGGGGCAACAAGCCTTTACAAAATgtattattcaattttccTCATAACGGAAAGGGTGTTAAAGACCAAGACAGAAATATTAGAGAGCATCAAGAATTGGTCTTTgcatttttccaaaataccttacaatttttcaatcttaTAAACACAAAGGTGCAAAACGATGCTCTTCGTTATACACAGGGTTATGatattaatgaaaataatccTCAGACCAAAAATTTGACCAGTGAAGGTTACGGTAACATTATTTTGTCCGTTTTTGACGGGGAACCTTATGACTCATGGCAAATCAAACTATTAGCCAGAAAAAATGGGCTAACCTTAAGCAGATCCAACAAATTTCAATGGGAAAATTTCCCAGAGTATAGTCATAGAAGGACAAATAGCGAACAAGATACTACAAAGCCTGCAAAGGAACGTGGTGCCAgattttatatattcagtAAATATGTCTCAAGCAGTTCAAAGCGTAACCGTAAAAATACCAACGGTTCCGATTCTGATTCTGAATGA
- the PRK1 gene encoding serine/threonine protein kinase PRK1 (similar to Saccharomyces cerevisiae PRK1 (YIL095W) and ARK1 (YNL020C); ancestral locus Anc_2.284) — protein MNAPQISLYDPGTVLTVGSHHAKIIKYLTSGGFAQVYTAEISPPDPYSNANTACLKRVIVPDKQGLNTLRAEVDAMKLLKNNKHVVSYIDSHAAKSVNGIAYEVFVLMEFCERGGLIDFMNTRLQSRLRESEILEIMSQTVQGIAAMHVLQPPLIHRDIKIENVLISHDGLYKVCDFGSVSGVIRPPRNSQEFNYVQHDILTNTTAQYRSPEMIDLYRNSPIDEKSDIWALGVFLYKICYYTTPFEKSGEAAILHSRYQYPSFPQYSDRLKGLIHLMLMEVPSQRPNICQVLEEVSRLQNEPCPIRNFYLLRAMGQNAQLASEPPSVTYVSAQQLLPAQTLQGIKHLQSMVPVTHVRTTPNLGTLTKAITNNNQTESILPVRTQPESDLNLGNPLMKTKSVPLSDDFASLYYRELHPFQKSQTFKSVESFQSPQRKLSTPSSSSPVNSKNNDRASTSTVDRPNNYVDSVTQTIDNMAALNLNQSSVAINKPSGPPKESIVPENVTGGSIVRSLSSKLKKVITGESRSSSPIKSRQNTGDSIRSAFGMLRHGLTGSSVSNNRTISFDSNNGNGNGNSVNRRLASSSSSSSNFNFDTKRQDDLDKKQKLENRRSMPPSILSDFDKHERNNSRTGSRDYYRSHSPVKKNQTTPKTASRTTLKSDSSDIDVKQVNKESIQRRVHNLLNNSEDPLAHKSASGYGKYTDVNAEASNRHSSVRITPITEGKFNKYYNSGTLKGETSRNDKHKSRPPRPPPKPLHLRTEIQNTRNFSRLQSRQPQMERISSEATETIVDVNVDDLEADFRKRFPSKV, from the coding sequence ATGAATGCCCCACAAATCAGTCTGTATGATCCCGGAACAGTATTAACTGTTGGATCACATCACGCCAAGATCATAAAATACCTCACGAGTGGTGGGTTTGCGCAGGTATATACTGCTGAAATTTCACCTCCGGATCCATATAGCAATGCTAATACAGCATGTTTGAAGAGGGTTATTGTCCCCGATAAACAGGGTTTGAATACTTTGAGGGCTGAAGTAGATGCTATGAAGCTCcttaaaaataataagcATGTGGTTTCTTATATAGACTCTCATGCTGCAAAGTCTGTAAATGGTATAGCATATGAAGTATTTGTATTGATGGAATTTTGCGAGCGTGGAGGCCTTATAGATTTTATGAACACTAGATTACAAAGTAGATTACGGGAATCTGAAATACTGGAAATTATGAGCCAAACTGTGCAAGGTATTGCTGCCATGCACGTCCTGCAACCTCCATTAATTCATCGGGACATCAAGATTGAAAATGTCCTTATTTCCCATGACGGTCTGTATAAAGTCTGTGATTTTGGCTCCGTTTCTGGTGTTATAAGGCCACCCAGAAATTCCCAGGAATTTAATTATGTTCAGCATGATATTTTAACAAATACTACAGCTCAGTATAGGTCACCTGAAATGATTGATTTGTACAGAAACTCACctattgatgaaaaatctgATATTTGGGCTCTTggtgtttttctttataaaaTATGTTACTATACTACaccatttgaaaaaagcgGAGAAGCTGCCATACTGCATTCAAGATACCAATATCCATCTTTTCCTCAGTATAGTGACAGGTTAAAGGGTTTGATACATTTAATGTTAATGGAAGTGCCCTCTCAAAGGCCGAACATCTGTCAAGTTTTAGAAGAGGTCTCCAGGCTACAAAATGAACCTTGCCCAATTAGGAACTTCTATTTGTTGAGAGCAATGGGTCAAAATGCTCAATTAGCGTCCGAGCCACCTTCGGTGACATATGTTTCTGCACAGCAACTTCTTCCTGCACAAACCTTACAGGGTATTAAGCACTTGCAAAGTATGGTTCCTGTAACTCATGTTAGGACAACCCCTAATTTGGGCACGCTAACTAAAGCCATTACTAATAATAACCAAACAGAGTCTATCCTGCCAGTTCGCACACAACCTGAAAGTGATTTAAATTTGGGCAACCCTTTAATGAAAACGAAGTCTGTTCCGCTTTCTGATGACTTTGCGTCATTGTATTATAGGGAACTGcatccttttcaaaaatcacAGACATTTAAATCAGTAGAGAGTTTCCAATCCCCGCAAAGGAAGTTAAGTACgccatcatcgtcatctcCCGTTAATagcaaaaataatgatagaGCTTCAACCTCAACAGTTGACCGTCCAAATAACTACGTCGACTCGGTGACGCAAACTATAGATAACATGGCAGCACTCAACTTGAACCAATCCTCAGTTGCCATAAATAAACCATCAGGCCCCCCTAAAGAGTCTATCGTTCCGGAAAATGTTACTGGAGGCAGTATTGTTCGTTCGCTCAGTTCtaaattaaaaaaagtaatCACAGGGGAATCTCGAAGTAGTTCCCCAATTAAATCAAGACAGAATACGGGTGACAGCATCAGGTCTGCATTTGGTATGCTTCGTCATGGGTTAACTGGAAGCTCGGTAAGCAATAACAGAACAATCTCCTTCGATAGTAACAATGGCAACGGCAATGGTAACAGTGTGAATAGACGTTTAGCTTCCtcgtcgtcatcttcttccaatttcaatttcgaTACTAAAAGACAAGATGATTTGgataaaaaacaaaaattggaaaatcgTCGTAGCATGCctccttcaattttatcaGATTTCGATAAGCACGAAAGAAATAACTCAAGAACTGGATCAAGAGATTATTACAGATCCCATTCTccagtgaaaaaaaaccaaacaACTCCTAAGACGGCATCAAGAACCACTCTGAAATCAGATAGCAGCGATATTGATGTAAAGCAGGTAAATAAGGAATCGATTCAACGAAGAGTCCATAACCTACTTAATAATTCCGAAGATCCGCTGGCTCATAAATCTGCATCAGGATATGGAAAATATACAGATGTTAATGCAGAAGCTTCGAATCGGCATTCGAGCGTAAGAATAACCCCAATCACAGAAggaaaattcaataaatacTATAATAGTGGTACACTTAAAGGTGAAACGAGTCGCAATGATAAACATAAATCAAGACCACCACGTCCACCACCAAAGCCATTACATCTAAGAACAGAAATTCAGAatacaagaaattttaGTCGTTTGCAGTCAAGACAGCCTCAAATGGAAAGGATTTCCAGTGAAGCCACCGAGACTATTGTTGACGTTAACGTCGATGATTTAGAGGCTGATTTTCGAAAAAGGTTTCCTAGCAAAGTGTAA
- the LYS12 gene encoding homoisocitrate dehydrogenase (similar to Saccharomyces cerevisiae LYS12 (YIL094C); ancestral locus Anc_2.287) has product MFRSVATRVSACRGLATNAARKSLTIGLIPGDGIGKEVIPAGKQVLENLNSKHGLSFNFIDLYAGFQTFQETGKALPDETVNVLKKQCQGALFGAVQSPTTKVEGYSSPIVALRREMGLFANVRPVKSVEGSRNKPIDMVIVRENTEDLYIKIEKTYIDKATGTRVADATKRISEIATRRIATIALDIALKRLQTRGEATLTVTHKSNVLSQTDGLFREICKEVYESNKDKYGQIKYNEQIVDSMVYRLFREPQCFDVIVAPNLYGDILSDGAAALVGSLGVVPSANVGPEIVIGEPCHGSAPDIAGKGIANPIATIRSTALMLEFLGHNGAAQDIYKAVDANLREGAITTPDLGGKASTQQVVDDVLSRL; this is encoded by the coding sequence ATGTTTAGATCTGTTGCTACTAGAGTATCTGCCTGTCGTGGGTTAGCAACCAATGCTGCTCGTAAATCACTCACCATTGGTCTTATCCCAGGTGATGGTATTGGGAAGGAAGTCATTCCTGCCGGTAAGCAAGTTTTGGAGAATCTGAACTCGAAGCACGGCCTAAGTTTCAACTTTATTGATCTGTATGCTGGTTTCCAAACATTCCAAGAAACCGGGAAGGCATTACCTGACGAGACCGTCAATGTTTTAAAGAAACAATGTCAAGGTGCTCTATTTGGTGCAGTGCAATCTCCCACTACCAAAGTGGAGGGTTATTCTTCACCAATTGTCGCTCTGAGAAGAGAAATGGGTCTATTCGCTAATGTTCGTCCCGTCAAGTCTGTGGAAGGAAGCAGGAATAAACCAATTGATATGGTTATCGTTAGAGAAAACACTGAGGACTTGTATAtcaagattgaaaaaacataCATTGATAAGGCCACAGGAACAAGAGTTGCTGACGCAACAAAGAGAATATCCGAAATTGCAACAAGACGAATTGCTACCATCGCATTGGATATTGCCTTGAAAAGACTACAAACAAGGGGCGAAGCCACTTTGACGGTGACACATAAATCGAATGTTTTGTCTCAAACTGATGGTTTATTCAGAGAAATCTGTAAGGAAGTCTACGAATCCAACAAAGACAAATATGGCCAAATTAAATACAACGAACAAATTGTGGATTCCATGGTTTATAGGCTGTTCAGAGAACCACAGTGTTTCGATGTGATAGTAGCACCAAACCTATACGGTGACATATTATCTGACGGTGCTGCTGCTTTAGTAGGTTCATTGGGTGTTGTTCCAAGTGCCAATGTCGGTCCAGAAATTGTCATTGGTGAACCATGTCATGGTTCCGCCCCAGATATCGCTGGTAAGGGTATTGCCAACCCAATTGCTACTATAAGATCTACTGCTTTGATGTTGGAATTCTTAGGCCACAATGGTGCTGCCCAGGATATTTACAAAGCCGTTGATGCCAACTTGAGAGAGGGCGCTATCACGACCCCAGATTTAGGCGGTAAGGCTTCCACTCAACAAGTGGTTGACGATGTTTTGTCAAGATTATAA
- the RSM25 gene encoding mitochondrial 37S ribosomal protein mS23 (similar to Saccharomyces cerevisiae RSM25 (YIL093C); ancestral locus Anc_2.290) has protein sequence MKIQTNAVNVLQRTSAYLKSGLLKETPAWYNVVASIPPSTKFTREPRFNNPSNGDTIGELDDVTQRQHANKNGLYKTRPNTNDKRVSVKKLYKPPKLTYVEDRLRALFYKQHPWELSRPKILVENEIGDEDYDWGRMLQLGKPLDGESVVQRTMHLLKTKQYEDMVEAYDSARYEFYALRMQEETQQQVALEEAEMFGSIFGVSAIEHGIQKEQEVLDVWEKKVIEETELMAAKSSNPAGSWKDDTTLDTAQDEEPTTAENLHF, from the coding sequence ATGAAGATACAAACGAACGCTGTGAACGTCCTTCAACGGACGTCCGCCTACTTAAAATCAGGGTTGCTGAAAGAAACACCTGCATGGTATAATGTTGTAGCGTCTATACCACCATCGACCAAGTTCACACGTGAACCTCGTTTCAATAACCCTTCCAACGGAGACACAATAGGAGAGCTTGATGACGTGACGCAAAGGCAGCACGCTAACAAGAACGGACTTTACAAGACAAGACCTAATACAAACGACAAGAGAGTGAGCGTGAAAAAGCTTTACAAGCCTCCCAAGCTAACCTACGTGGAGGATAGGCTTAGAGCTCTTTTCTACAAACAACATCCGTGGGAATTGTCGAGACCCAAGATCTTGGTGGAAAACGAAATCGGTGATGAAGATTACGATTGGGGCCGCATGCTTCAACTGGGCAAACCACTCGATGGTGAAAGTGTGGTCCAGCGGACCATGCATTTGctcaaaacaaaacaatatGAAGATATGGTTGAAGCATATGACTCCGCCAGATACGAGTTCTATGCGTTGAGGatgcaagaagaaacacAACAACAAGTGGCTTTGGAAGAGGCAGAGATGTTCGGATCCATCTTCGGAGTTTCTGCTATTGAACATGGTAtacaaaaagaacaagaggTCCTAGACGTGTGGGAAAAGAAGGTCATTGAAGAAACCGAACTAATGGCTGCAAAGTCAAGCAACCCTGCCGGCTCGTGGAAGGATGATACTACATTAGACACGGCGCAAGACGAAGAACCAACCACCGCCGAGAACCTGCACTTCTAG
- the SKDI09G0780 gene encoding uncharacterized protein (similar to Saccharomyces cerevisiae YIL092W) has protein sequence MVNKSKTNGGNDTITNGKTLPLRINKGTCRSRRKKSVVSSIKCKNFGLAKPADDEEQVSKILDKMNHLKKFSADEGDDESLFVQWIDDISNTLSGLWCTGTFLKLLISSALSGRAKKWFDLTTEGIDDHLMKTYTLENFLALLSGEFDGARFLRRERFSELLNLPIDSETSLEKFANISGLLTPYYLSSSATLDLLLTKLGPCLQKQLKSSAFPMTLDVALLMAACEFAKGASIERNDINDNIISSGATSSKKKKSTFKDSKKYKAKTTKGTTDIDFEKDVRKGYNNEMEPQIPSCKRRKQSEHCTQLSLAMTKNAETLPSENALANTYAPRKVRSSSNNSLDSFAPLKSNKHQSYVVNAIATLDSDRTFTSTTSTALADDKSEYTRDKTIFYDKPTDEPSLSSSGGNYAARRDTLHSMTSTPFKDSVQVPNPRLKDISGGDVSNRHTTRPYQAMHIFSRSALVVNDQTVKKTQFIKSNQIEDIINSNPFTSNKNEKKVKALKGLETPIASVQVNELSCFVDLEKPRSANIENKRSELLTQKFYPLHNFAVRTRNAQFSERPSNYTSAHGIKGNIRPLSTNIQKIQSFSRSGSRKADTNTEVISSHMLVQHKRSVNSENREGNRTFNDVTNPFLANTMSGRKQSNYYM, from the coding sequence aTGGTGAATAAATCGAAAACTAACGGCGGTAATGATACAATAACTAATGGCAAAACACTTCCGTTACGAATCAACAAGGGAACTTGCAGGAGCCGCAGAAAGAAGAGTGTAGTTTCATCCATaaaatgcaaaaatttTGGCCTTGCAAAACCAGCTGATGACGAGGAACAGGTTTCTAAAATACTAGATAAGATGAAtcatctgaaaaaattcagtgCTGATGaaggtgatgatgaaagttTATTTGTGCAATGGATAGATGACATTTCAAATACTCTGTCTGGATTATGGTGTACCGGGACATTCTTGAAGCTGCTAATAAGCTCTGCATTATCCGGACGTGCAAAGAAATGGTTTGACCTAACTACAGAGGGCATCGATGAccatttgatgaagacttatactttggaaaattttcttgccCTCCTTTCAGGGGAATTTGATGGAGCAAGATTTttaagaagagaaagattTTCCGAACTATTGAATCTGCCTATTGATTCTGAAACGtcattggaaaaatttgcCAATATATCGGGACTGCTAACTCCCTATTATTTGTCCTCCAGTGCTACGTTGGATTTGCTTCTAACCAAGTTGGGGCCATGCTTACAAAAGCAATTAAAGTCATCTGCATTCCCTATGACTTTGGATGTAGCTTTATTGATGGCTGCCTGTGAATTTGCGAAGGGAGCGTCTATAGAAAGAAACGACATAAATGACAATATTATAAGTTCTGGTGCTACCTcctcgaagaaaaagaagagtacCTTCAAGGACAGCAAGAAATATAAGGCCAAAACTACAAAAGGAACTACCGATATCGACTTTGAAAAGGATGTTAGAAAGGGatataataatgaaatggaACCACAGATACCGAGTTGTAAACGTCGGAAACAAAGTGAACACTGTACGCAGCTCTCTCTTGCCATGACCAAAAATGCAGAGACACTGCCTTCGGAGAATGCCTTAGCCAATACATACGCACCAAGAAAAGTCCGAAGCAGTTCCAACAATTCACTGGATTCCTTTGCACCTCTGAAAAGCAATAAACATCAAAGCTATGTTGTGAACGCAATAGCAACATTGGATAGCGACAGAACATTTACAAGCACGACCAGTACTGCGCTAGCGGATGATAAATCTGAATATACAAGAGATAAAACTATTTTCTATGATAAACCTACAGATGAACCTTCGTTGTCTTCGAGTGGTGGTAACTACGCTGCAAGAAGAGATACTCTGCACTCGATGACTTCAACACCCTTTAAAGACAGCGTCCAAGTGCCGAATCCGAGGTTGAAGGACATTTCTGGTGGCGATGTATCCAATCGACACACCACTAGACCGTACCAAGCAATGCATATTTTTTCGCGTTCAGCACTTGTCGTAAACGACCAaacagtaaaaaaaacccAGTTTATTAAAAGTAATCAGATTGAAGATATTATTAATTCTAATCCTTTtacttcaaataaaaatgaaaaaaaagtgaaagcATTAAAAGGTCTCGAGACACCAATAGCATCAGTGCAAGTGAATGAACTAAGTTGTTTCGTGGATCTCGAAAAGCCGAGAAGTGCTAATatagaaaacaaaaggTCTGAGTTATTAACGCAAAAATTCTATCCACTCCATAATTTTGCCGTGCGTACAAGAAATGCACAGTTTAGTGAACGTCCTTCGAATTATACATCGGCGCATGGAATTAAGGGTAACATTCGCCCGTTGTCTACaaatatacaaaaaatacaatctTTCTCAAGGTCTGGCAGCAGGAAAGCAGATACTAATACAGAAGTGATTTCATCTCATATGCTAGTTCAACATAAAAGATCCGTAAATAGCGAAAACAGGGAAGGTAATAGGACTTTCAATGATGTGACGAACCCTTTCCTTGCGAATACGATGAGTGGAAGAAAGCAGAGTAACTATTATATGTGA
- the UTP25 gene encoding rRNA-binding ribosome biosynthesis protein UTP25 (similar to Saccharomyces cerevisiae UTP25 (YIL091C); ancestral locus Anc_2.292), which yields MSSNSVRENEDHHRGHRKRGRQELRKIKRSSGRRTEDVDADKIDYVAEEPVGRNDNDAVSDVGSEDDLDVGDEDEKKKKVYDALLTILKSEHPEPKRMKTKAEESSDRTTQSDGNENAESEPVDDQLEIENGLLGDREDESEDDGSEDEKHDDVDSEDEQDPFESHFNQVPEKDVDDLSNAFKSKNIRYKSVKAPLNGDESYIYAQPVVVGEESSVESPYKSSSIYSYFLKQRLKIQNGLQDKKIDPLNALQRKLVDPMFQYKDILYEYDSYEKDEDEYRDLYTLHVLNHIYKTRDRILKNNQRLQDNPDTEHLDQGFTRPKVLIVVPTRDVAYRVVDKIISKSGIDQVDKKGKFYDQFRDDSLPPKSKPRSFQHIFKGNTNDFFVVGLKFTRKAIKLYSNFYQSDIIVCSPLGIQMILENTDKKKRQDDFLSSIEIMVIDQLHSIEYQNISHILTIFDHLNKIPDQQHEADFSRIRMWYINEQAKFFRQTMVFTKYISPTVNSLINGRCRNMAGRWKNHRTIGPETSSIGQLGLKIRQIFQRFDTIGNSIVEEPDYRFKFFTSVMIPSIVKSTGYEDGILIYIPDYTDFIRIRNYMKEKTTILFGDINEYSSQRQLNANRSLFQQGRLKVMLYTERLHHYRRYDIKGVKSVIFYKPPNNPEFYSETVRFIGKNAFSGNTDLNISTVRCIYSKLDGISLERIVGTKRAAVLSHAQKEVYEFK from the coding sequence ATGAGCAGCAATTCTGTGCGGGAGAACGAAGACCATCACCGCGGCCACCGAAAGAGGGGAAGACAGGAATTGAGGAAGATTAAGAGATCATCCGGCAGAAGAACTGAAGATGTAGATGCTGATAAAATAGACTACGTGGCTGAGGAGCCTGTCGGCAGAAACGATAATGATGCAGTGTCTGATGTTGGTAGCGAGGATGATCTTGATGTTGgggatgaagatgagaaaaagaaaaaagtttatgaCGCTTTACTGACCATTCTCAAATCCGAACATCCAGAACCAAAGAGGATGAAGACAAAGGCTGAGGAGAGCAGTGATCGTACCACTCAATCTGATGGGAATGAGAATGCAGAGTCCGAGCCAGTTGACGACCAGTTAGAGATAGAGAACGGTCTTTTGGGAGATCGAGAGGATGAAAGCGAGGATGACGGCAGTGAAGATGAGAAGCATGACGATGTAGATAGCGAGGATGAACAGGATCCATTCGAGTCGCACTTCAATCAAGTCCCAGAGAAAGACGTCGACGATTTGTCGAACGCTTTCAAGTCCAAAAACATAAGATACAAATCTGTCAAGGCACCCCTAAACGGCGATGAATCGTACATATACGCCCAGCCAGTAGTAGTCGGTGAAGAGAGCTCTGTTGAAAGTCCCTACAAATCATCTTCCATATATTCAtactttttgaaacaaagactgaaaattcaaaatgggCTGCAGGATAAAAAAATCGATCCTTTGAATGCCTTGCAGAGAAAATTAGTGGACCCTATGTTCCAGTACAAAGATATACTGTATGAGTATGATTCTTATGAAAAGGACGAAGACGAATACAGAGATTTGTACACCTTACACGTATTAAATCACATTTATAAGACAAGAGatagaattttgaaaaataatcaaaGATTGCAGGATAATCCAGACACTGAACACTTAGATCAAGGTTTCACAAGACCAAAAGTGTTAATTGTTGTCCCCACCAGAGATGTCGCATACCGTGTCGTTGATAaaataatttcaaaatccGGTATAGATCAAGTCGACAAGAAGGGGAAATTCTATGACCAATTCCGTGACGATTCCTTGCCTCCAAAATCCAAACCAAGATCCTTTCAACACATATTTAAAGGGAATACCAACGACTTTTTTGTTGTCGGTCTTAAGTTCACAAGAAAGGCCATAAAGCTTTATAGTAACTTCTATCAATCTGATATCATCGTATGCTCGCCCTTGGGTATTCAAATGATCTTGGAAAATAcggataaaaaaaagaggcagGATGATTTCTTGTCTTCCATAGAAATAATGGTCATTGACCAATTGCATTCAATAGAATACCAAAACATATCTCATATTTTGACCATCTTTGACCATCTCAACAAAATTCCAGACCAGCAACACGAAGCCGACTTTAGTAGAATTCGCATGTGGTATATCAATGAACAAGCGAAGTTCTTCAGACAGACGATGGTATTTACAAAATACATTTCACCAACGGTCAATTCGTTAATCAACGGTAGATGCCGTAACATGGCAGGTAGATGGAAAAATCACAGAACAATAGGACCGGAAACCTCCAGTATCGGACAATTGGGTTTGAAGATTAggcaaatttttcagagaTTTGACACCATAGGCAACTCAATTGTAGAGGAACCTGATTATAgattcaaattcttcacaAGTGTCATGATTCCCAGCATTGTTAAATCTACTGGTTATGAAGATGGTATACTGATTTATATCCCTGATTATACCGATTTTATCCGCATAAGAAACTAcatgaaggaaaagacAACAATTTTATTTGGTGATATTAATGAATATTCTAGTCAAAGACAGCTAAATGCCAATAGATCATTATTCCAACAAGGCCGCTTGAAAGTTATGCTGTATACGGAGAGATTGCACCATTATAGACGCTATGATATCAAAGGTGTGAAAAGTGTAATATTTTATAAGCCTCCAAACAATCCCGAGTTTTATAGTGAAACTGTCAGATTTATTGGTAAGAATGCCTTTTCAGGTAACACTGATTTGAACATATCCACTGTTAGATGCATTTACAGTAAATTGGATGGTATTTCGTTGGAAAGAATCGTGGGTACTAAAAGAGCAGCCGTACTATCGCATGCACAAAAGGAAGTATATGAGTTTAAGTGA